The DNA window ATTGTTTTTGTAGTTGCTTCGTCAAATTGTAATGGTAAATCATTTATTATTCCAGAAATATCCGAAAATTTGTTCCCTTTATAGTCTTTGCTCCTATCATTACGCGCTACCCAAACATCGAATCCCATATCACTTCCTAATTTTAGCAGTAACCATTGGATTTCAGTATGTGGAGTTGTTTCGTTTGTTTTAACTAGAATTTCGTCTTCTTTATCATCTGGAATAGTCACTGGTGTTTCAATGTTTTTTGTTCGGAGATAGCGAGGAATCATTTCAAATTTCTTCTGATCATAAGAGATAGGATTAGGATTTTTTTGAGCATCATAGATAGCTTTAATAATTAATTTTCCATCTTCCGGGTCTAATTTTTTTGGCGAACCTCTAACTAGTATTCCCCAAGCAGCAGGATTTTCTAATCGTTGATACATTAATAAACGTTTTTTAAGAGTGGAAAAAGGCACAGCATTTTTTGGATCCAATTTTACAAGTGTTTTAACTTGTAATCTTGAGGGAAATGTGTCAAATTCCCATATTTTGTTCTCAGAATCTTTAAATGCTTCGGAGGTGACCTCAAGAACACCGATAAAACGAGAAATTCCAGTTACATAACAGAGTAAATAATCACCGGGTTTGATTCTTTTAGTTGTTGTCCATCTGTTTTCCTTAAAACCAGTAACATTTCCCCCTGCTTTAAGAAATTCCTGCCAAGTAGTACCTGTAAATAGATTTAACCAATAATTTTTGCTCGTCCCCATTCCTCCTTCGTATAATAACAATCATTATTCTTTTCTTATACCCTATATTTTTTTGGTTATAACTTTCAAATATTTCCTCAAGAATCTTAGCTGGAGAAAAATAGCTCTTAATCGGTTTTCCGTTGTACAATATATTTCCGACCTTCCAATTATTGGCCTCTAATATTAGTCCGGATTGGCAACATCAAGAAATTATGGGTCAAACCCTCTGAAAGATTGAAAGTTGCAGAAGAAATAAAACAAAAGGTTTGAGGGTGATTTTTGTCTTATTTAGAAAATTAGTATTAATAAATGGGAAGGTCAAATATTATTAGATTATAATGTTTTACCCTGAATAATTAAAGTGAAATATTCAATAGAACAAAATATTTTATATTAATTGTTTAAT is part of the Methanobacterium formicicum DSM 3637 genome and encodes:
- a CDS encoding EVE domain-containing protein translates to MLLYEGGMGTSKNYWLNLFTGTTWQEFLKAGGNVTGFKENRWTTTKRIKPGDYLLCYVTGISRFIGVLEVTSEAFKDSENKIWEFDTFPSRLQVKTLVKLDPKNAVPFSTLKKRLLMYQRLENPAAWGILVRGSPKKLDPEDGKLIIKAIYDAQKNPNPISYDQKKFEMIPRYLRTKNIETPVTIPDDKEDEILVKTNETTPHTEIQWLLLKLGSDMGFDVWVARNDRSKDYKGNKFSDISGIINDLPLQFDEATTKTIELIDVLWLEGNSIIAAFEIESTTSIYSGLLRMSDLVAMQPNLNIPLYIVAPESRREKVMQEVNRPTFSKLPLPLKEICRYISFKTLKIEIENYKPIIKYIKPEILDEISESCIEEL